Proteins from a genomic interval of Geodermatophilus obscurus DSM 43160:
- a CDS encoding D-alanine--D-alanine ligase family protein — MSGQAGKLRIAVVFGGRSAEHSISCVSAGAVLAGLDPDRYDVVPVGIARDGRWVLAEPAQRLAIADGELPEVTGGTAVSLVGDPGGRGLAVLEPAAGVASALTEVDVVFPVLHGAYGEDGTIQGLLEMSGIPYVGSGVFASAASMDKEFTKKLLAAAGLPQGVHVVLRDASGAVSADPGVLDDADRERLGLPVFVKPCRAGSSIGITKVTDWAQFPEAVATAASVDPKVIVEAAVPGREVECGVLARPDGPPQASLPAEIRLRPGTEWYDFAAKYLDDAVDFDVPADLTPEQTRLVQETARKAFLALDCRGLARVDFFLGTGPDGADRLVVNEVNTMPGFTPISMYPRMWAATGVDFAALVDRLVEVALAARPAAEATLDGTRA, encoded by the coding sequence ATGAGCGGACAGGCGGGCAAGCTGCGGATCGCGGTCGTCTTCGGCGGCCGCAGCGCGGAACACTCCATCTCCTGCGTCTCCGCCGGGGCCGTCCTCGCGGGGCTGGACCCCGACCGGTACGACGTCGTCCCCGTGGGAATCGCCCGCGACGGCCGCTGGGTGCTCGCCGAGCCGGCGCAGCGCCTGGCGATCGCCGATGGCGAGCTGCCGGAGGTCACGGGCGGGACGGCGGTCTCGTTGGTGGGCGATCCGGGGGGACGGGGGCTGGCCGTCCTCGAGCCGGCCGCCGGCGTGGCCTCCGCGCTGACCGAGGTGGACGTCGTCTTCCCGGTGCTGCACGGCGCGTACGGCGAGGACGGCACCATCCAGGGCCTGCTGGAGATGAGCGGCATCCCGTACGTGGGCTCGGGCGTCTTCGCCAGCGCGGCGTCGATGGACAAGGAGTTCACCAAGAAGCTGCTGGCGGCGGCCGGACTGCCGCAGGGCGTCCACGTCGTCCTGCGGGACGCGTCGGGCGCGGTGTCGGCCGATCCCGGCGTGCTCGACGACGCGGACCGCGAGCGGCTGGGCCTGCCGGTGTTCGTGAAGCCCTGCCGCGCCGGGTCCAGCATCGGGATCACCAAGGTGACCGACTGGGCGCAGTTCCCCGAGGCGGTGGCGACCGCCGCCTCGGTCGACCCCAAGGTGATCGTGGAGGCCGCCGTCCCCGGACGGGAGGTGGAGTGCGGCGTGCTCGCCCGGCCGGACGGGCCCCCGCAGGCCAGCCTCCCGGCCGAGATCCGGCTGCGCCCGGGCACCGAGTGGTACGACTTCGCCGCCAAGTACCTCGATGACGCGGTCGACTTCGACGTGCCCGCCGACCTCACCCCTGAGCAGACCCGGCTGGTGCAGGAGACCGCGCGCAAGGCGTTCCTGGCGCTGGACTGCCGCGGCCTGGCGCGGGTCGACTTCTTCCTCGGCACCGGCCCGGACGGCGCCGATCGGCTCGTGGTCAACGAGGTCAACACCATGCCCGGGTTCACCCCGATCTCGATGTATCCGCGGATGTGGGCGGCGACCGGCGTCGACTTCGCCGCGCTGGTGGACCGGCTCGTCGAGGTCGCCCTGGCCGCCCGCCCGGCTGCCGAGGCGACGCTGGACGGCACCCGGGCGTGA
- a CDS encoding CDP-alcohol phosphatidyltransferase family protein — protein MRENLAVPPGGSLPGTAADDVVPPSFPRGLRLAGAAVHLYTASGTVLALLIVLAAFDGDAVAALWLGLVALVVDGTDGMLARRMRVKETIPWFDGARLDDIVDYLTYAFAPVVLLWTTGSLPDGVLGWVVAALPLLASSYQFCRVDAKTDDHTFLGFPSYWNVVAFYAVVLDLGPGAIAAVLVVCSLLVFVPVRYLYPSRTRALRGLSLALTAVWLVSYAVLLVQVPDPHPVVVALSLAYLVYYVGVSLWLTARAARRRRGEPAATG, from the coding sequence ATGCGCGAGAACCTGGCCGTCCCGCCCGGCGGGAGCCTCCCGGGGACGGCGGCCGACGACGTCGTCCCGCCGTCCTTCCCGCGTGGGCTGCGGCTGGCCGGGGCCGCCGTGCACCTCTACACCGCCAGCGGCACGGTGCTGGCGCTGCTCATCGTGCTCGCCGCGTTCGACGGCGACGCGGTGGCCGCGCTCTGGCTGGGCCTGGTCGCCCTCGTCGTCGACGGCACCGACGGGATGCTGGCCCGCCGGATGCGGGTCAAGGAGACGATCCCCTGGTTCGACGGGGCGCGGCTCGACGACATCGTCGACTACCTGACCTACGCCTTCGCCCCCGTCGTGCTGCTGTGGACCACGGGGTCGCTGCCCGACGGCGTGCTCGGGTGGGTGGTGGCCGCGCTGCCGCTGCTGGCCTCCAGCTACCAGTTCTGCCGGGTGGACGCGAAGACCGACGACCACACCTTCCTGGGCTTCCCCAGCTACTGGAACGTCGTCGCCTTCTACGCCGTCGTCCTGGACCTCGGGCCGGGCGCGATCGCGGCGGTGCTGGTGGTCTGCTCGCTCCTGGTCTTCGTGCCGGTCCGCTACCTGTACCCCTCGCGCACCCGGGCACTGCGGGGGCTGAGCCTGGCGCTGACGGCGGTCTGGCTGGTCAGCTACGCCGTCCTGCTGGTGCAGGTGCCCGACCCGCACCCGGTCGTGGTGGCGCTGTCGCTGGCCTACCTCGTCTACTACGTCGGGGTGAGCCTGTGGCTGACCGCGCGGGCGGCCCGCCGCCGGCGCGGTGAGCCGGCCGCGACCGGATGA
- a CDS encoding cystathionine gamma-lyase: MSDGTWGDGTRSVRAGEEAPVPGAPLRPSPVFAAPYHLGDRPPRADGADAYARTEHPTLRVFEAAVGELDGGRCLSFATGMAAISAAVLAVVRAGDRVVLPSDGYYATRLLARDELERYGMTVEYVPTPEIGAVAARGDLEGARLVLLETPSNPLLDVCDIAAVARATRAAGAVLAVDNTTATPLGQRPLALGADLTVGSDTKALTGHSDLLLGHVSTTDEALYACLKSFRDHTGGTPGPFEAWLGHRSMSTLDLRLARQAATAAAVADLLAAHPAASGVRWPWRPGDPSYDLATRQMLRPNGIVSAELPDAAAVARLLAAGRLWTAATSFGGVHSTVDRRAQWGGDAVPEGFVRLSCGIEDTADLVADLTAALDAALG, encoded by the coding sequence GTGAGCGACGGGACGTGGGGCGACGGGACCCGCTCGGTGCGGGCCGGTGAGGAGGCGCCCGTGCCGGGCGCGCCGCTGCGGCCCTCGCCGGTCTTCGCCGCCCCGTACCACCTGGGCGACCGCCCACCCCGCGCGGACGGCGCCGACGCCTACGCGCGCACCGAGCACCCCACGCTGCGGGTCTTCGAGGCGGCGGTCGGCGAGCTCGACGGCGGCCGGTGCCTGTCCTTCGCGACCGGCATGGCCGCGATCAGCGCGGCGGTGCTGGCCGTCGTGCGCGCCGGCGACCGCGTGGTGCTGCCGTCGGACGGCTACTACGCGACCCGCCTGCTGGCCCGCGACGAGCTCGAGCGCTACGGCATGACCGTCGAGTACGTGCCCACCCCGGAGATCGGCGCGGTCGCGGCGCGCGGCGACCTCGAGGGCGCCCGGCTGGTGCTGCTCGAGACGCCGAGCAACCCGCTGCTCGACGTCTGCGACATCGCCGCCGTCGCCCGCGCCACCCGCGCCGCCGGAGCCGTGCTCGCCGTCGACAACACGACCGCCACCCCCTTGGGCCAGCGGCCGCTGGCGCTGGGCGCCGACCTGACCGTCGGCAGCGACACCAAGGCGCTCACCGGCCACAGCGACCTGCTGCTCGGCCACGTCAGCACCACCGACGAGGCGCTGTACGCGTGCCTGAAGTCCTTCCGCGACCACACCGGCGGCACGCCCGGCCCCTTCGAGGCGTGGCTCGGGCACCGCTCGATGAGCACGCTGGACCTGCGGCTGGCCCGGCAGGCGGCCACCGCGGCGGCGGTCGCCGACCTGCTCGCCGCGCACCCGGCGGCGAGCGGCGTCCGCTGGCCGTGGCGGCCCGGGGACCCCTCGTACGACCTCGCCACCCGGCAGATGCTGCGCCCGAACGGGATCGTGTCCGCCGAGTTGCCCGACGCGGCGGCGGTCGCGCGGCTGCTGGCGGCCGGCCGGCTCTGGACGGCGGCCACCAGCTTCGGCGGGGTGCACAGCACCGTCGACCGGCGGGCGCAGTGGGGTGGGGACGCCGTCCCGGAGGGGTTCGTGCGGCTCTCCTGCGGCATCGAGGACACCGCCGACCTGGTGGCCGACCTCACCGCCGCGCTGGACGCCGCCCTCGGGTGA
- a CDS encoding NAD(P)H-dependent glycerol-3-phosphate dehydrogenase, with amino-acid sequence MRASTGTRAAVLGAGSWGTTFAKVLADAGCTVLLHARRPELAHEIGETRENAEYLPGIRLPDRLRATADAAEALADAEIVVLAVPSQSLRDNLTEWAPLLPADAVLLSLMKGIELGSTKRMSQVIREVTGAGPDRVAALSGPNLAREIAEEQPAATVVACTDHDRAAQVQAACHTPYFRPYTNQDLVGCELGGAVKNVIALACGITEGMGFGDNTRASLITRGLAETARLGAALGAEPTTFAGLAGLGDLVATCSSPLSRNRTFGERLGRGMSVEEVQRSTRQVAEGVKSCRSVLDLARAHGVDMPLTEAVVRVCHDGVPVTQMVKEIMSREAKPE; translated from the coding sequence GTGAGGGCGTCCACGGGCACCCGGGCCGCCGTCCTCGGGGCCGGTTCCTGGGGGACCACCTTCGCCAAGGTGCTGGCCGACGCCGGCTGCACGGTGCTGCTGCACGCCCGCCGTCCGGAGCTGGCGCACGAGATCGGCGAGACCCGCGAGAACGCCGAGTACCTGCCCGGCATCCGGCTGCCCGACCGGCTGCGCGCCACCGCGGACGCCGCCGAGGCCCTCGCCGACGCCGAGATCGTGGTGCTCGCCGTTCCCTCCCAGTCGCTGCGGGACAACCTCACCGAGTGGGCGCCGCTGCTGCCGGCCGACGCGGTCCTGCTCTCCCTGATGAAGGGCATCGAGCTGGGCAGCACCAAGCGGATGAGCCAGGTGATCCGCGAGGTCACCGGCGCCGGCCCCGACCGGGTCGCCGCGCTGTCGGGCCCGAACCTGGCGCGCGAGATCGCCGAGGAGCAGCCGGCCGCCACCGTGGTGGCCTGCACCGACCACGACCGCGCGGCCCAGGTGCAGGCGGCGTGCCACACCCCCTACTTCCGCCCGTACACCAACCAGGACCTGGTGGGCTGCGAGCTCGGCGGCGCGGTGAAGAACGTCATCGCGCTGGCCTGCGGCATCACCGAGGGCATGGGCTTCGGCGACAACACCCGCGCCTCGCTCATCACCCGCGGCCTCGCCGAGACCGCCCGGCTCGGTGCCGCGCTCGGCGCCGAGCCGACCACCTTCGCCGGGCTCGCCGGCCTGGGCGACCTGGTGGCCACCTGCAGCTCCCCGCTGTCACGCAACCGGACGTTCGGGGAGCGGCTGGGGCGCGGCATGTCGGTCGAGGAGGTGCAGCGGAGCACCCGGCAGGTGGCCGAGGGGGTCAAGAGCTGCCGGTCGGTGCTGGACCTGGCGCGGGCGCACGGGGTCGACATGCCGCTCACCGAGGCGGTCGTCCGGGTGTGCCACGACGGCGTCCCCGTGACGCAGATGGTGAAGGAGATCATGTCCCGGGAAGCGAAGCCGGAGTGA
- a CDS encoding lysophospholipid acyltransferase family protein has translation MTQDGSPETGVSRRAGAPPSRWRTRRPLPPALLFCVAVIYPVTVLLFRMRYRHAERFPRTGPVLVVANHVSVLDPLACARLVWDCGRVPHFLAKEAVFTGLAGRILSAAGQIPVARGRADARASLAAAEADLAAGNVVVIYPEGSVTRDPDWWPMEARTGVARLALTTDAVVLPVAQWGPQRVHDYHTKRLRLRLRAPADHLVGEPLDLTDLRAQVRAGRPMTGDLLREVTDRMMACVRDQLAELRGEPAPPTSTSHPRRALPGDLPGSAA, from the coding sequence GTGACGCAGGACGGGTCCCCGGAGACCGGGGTGTCGCGCCGTGCCGGAGCCCCGCCGTCCCGGTGGCGCACCCGCAGACCGCTGCCGCCGGCGCTGCTGTTCTGCGTGGCGGTCATCTACCCGGTCACCGTGCTGCTGTTCCGGATGCGGTACCGGCACGCCGAGCGCTTCCCCCGCACCGGCCCGGTGCTCGTGGTGGCCAACCACGTGTCCGTGCTCGACCCGCTGGCGTGCGCGCGGCTGGTCTGGGACTGCGGCCGCGTTCCGCACTTCCTGGCCAAGGAGGCGGTCTTCACCGGGCTCGCCGGCAGGATCCTGAGCGCCGCCGGGCAGATCCCGGTCGCCCGCGGCCGGGCCGACGCCCGCGCGTCACTGGCGGCCGCCGAGGCCGACCTCGCCGCCGGCAACGTCGTCGTGATCTACCCGGAGGGGTCGGTGACCCGGGACCCCGACTGGTGGCCCATGGAGGCCCGCACCGGAGTGGCGCGGCTGGCGCTCACCACCGACGCCGTCGTCCTCCCGGTGGCGCAGTGGGGTCCGCAGCGGGTGCACGACTACCACACCAAGCGCCTGCGCCTGCGGCTGCGCGCGCCCGCCGACCACCTGGTCGGCGAACCGCTGGACCTCACCGACCTGCGGGCGCAGGTCCGCGCCGGCCGGCCGATGACCGGGGACCTGCTGCGCGAGGTGACCGACCGGATGATGGCCTGCGTGCGCGATCAGCTGGCCGAGCTCCGCGGGGAGCCGGCACCTCCCACGAGCACCTCCCACCCGCGCCGTGCGCTGCCCGGTGACCTGCCGGGGAGCGCCGCGTGA
- the cofC gene encoding 2-phospho-L-lactate guanylyltransferase, which yields MVAVRAWSVVVPAKRLPLAKTRLRPLPEGLDGPPDAHDRLVLALLADTVAAALSSPAVTGVLVVTDDPAAAAEVTRLGARTVPDEPGRGLNPALEHGARATGGRAVAALSSDLPALRPEELTAALAAAEAAPRCFVPDAQGTGTTLLTAAGTDLSPAFGTGSAQRHAAGGAVALTGAWPGLERDVDTPGDLRGALALGVGPHTAALLGGAARPTG from the coding sequence ATGGTCGCCGTGCGCGCGTGGTCGGTCGTGGTCCCGGCGAAGCGGCTGCCGCTGGCCAAGACCCGCCTCAGGCCGCTGCCCGAGGGCCTGGACGGCCCGCCGGACGCGCACGACCGGCTGGTCCTGGCGCTGCTCGCCGACACCGTCGCCGCGGCCCTTTCCTCCCCCGCGGTCACCGGCGTCCTGGTCGTCACCGACGACCCCGCGGCCGCCGCAGAGGTCACCCGGCTGGGTGCCCGCACGGTGCCCGACGAGCCCGGCCGCGGCCTCAACCCGGCCCTCGAGCACGGCGCCCGCGCCACCGGGGGGAGAGCGGTGGCGGCGCTCTCCTCGGACCTGCCGGCCCTGCGCCCGGAGGAGCTGACCGCCGCCCTGGCCGCGGCGGAGGCCGCGCCGCGCTGCTTCGTCCCCGACGCGCAGGGCACCGGGACGACGCTGCTCACCGCCGCCGGCACCGACCTCTCCCCCGCCTTCGGGACCGGGTCGGCGCAGCGGCACGCGGCCGGTGGCGCCGTTGCGCTGACCGGCGCCTGGCCGGGCCTGGAGCGGGACGTGGACACGCCCGGCGACCTGCGCGGCGCCCTCGCGCTGGGCGTCGGGCCGCACACCGCGGCACTGCTCGGCGGGGCGGCCCGGCCCACCGGCTGA
- a CDS encoding RNA degradosome polyphosphate kinase: MPPTRAGAPADRYINRELSWLDFNSRVLELAEDDSLPLLERVKFLAIFAGNLDEFYMVRIAGLKRRQSTGLTVRSPDGLTIREQLALVTERTRDLVHRHADVFTKDISPRLEEAGIRIVHWGELADDEAKRLREYFRDQVFPVLTPLAVDPAHPFPYISGLSLNLAVQVRDPDTGAPRFARLKVPNNVPRFVSVGAGGTVDPASGATFLPLEDLIAAHLQQLFPGLDVIGHHLFRVTRNADLEVEEDRDEDLLQALERELARRRFGPAVRLEVAEPMDPAILDVLVSELEVGRSDVVHVPGLLDLAALWELYGLDRPELKDEPFVPATHPRLSEGETPKSVFATLREGDVLVHHPYHSFATSVQRFIEQAAADPDVLAIKQTLYRTSGDSPIVNALIDAAHAGKQVVVLVEIKARFDEEANISWARSLERAGCHVVYGLVGLKTHCKTALVVRREHGVIRRYCHIGTGNYNPKTARLYEDLGILTADPRVGADLTDLFNTLTGYSRQTTYRRFMVAPHGIRPGLVEKIRREARHAREGRPAGIRIKVNSLVDEELIDALYEASSAGVPVELLIRGICSLRPGVPGLSENVRARSIVGRFLEHSRAMWFANGGEGEWWLGSADLMHRNLDRRVEVLLRVCDDTAARQLQDVFDAAMADGVRCWELGSDGAWTRSGECDYQAALMAAAVDHAG, from the coding sequence GTGCCCCCGACCAGAGCCGGTGCCCCCGCCGACCGGTACATCAACCGCGAGCTGTCGTGGCTGGACTTCAACTCCCGTGTGCTCGAGCTGGCGGAGGACGACTCCCTGCCACTGCTGGAGCGGGTCAAGTTCCTGGCGATCTTCGCCGGCAACCTCGACGAGTTCTACATGGTCCGCATCGCCGGGCTGAAGCGCCGGCAGAGCACCGGGCTGACGGTCCGCTCGCCCGACGGGCTGACCATCCGCGAGCAGCTGGCGCTGGTCACCGAGCGGACCCGCGACCTGGTGCACCGGCACGCCGACGTCTTCACCAAGGACATCAGCCCGCGCCTGGAGGAGGCCGGGATCCGGATCGTGCACTGGGGCGAGCTGGCCGACGACGAGGCCAAGCGGCTGCGGGAGTACTTCCGCGACCAGGTGTTCCCGGTGCTGACCCCGCTGGCGGTCGACCCGGCGCACCCGTTCCCCTACATCAGCGGCCTGTCGCTGAACCTGGCCGTCCAGGTGCGGGACCCCGACACCGGCGCCCCGCGCTTCGCCCGGCTCAAGGTGCCCAACAACGTGCCGCGGTTCGTGTCCGTGGGGGCGGGTGGGACGGTCGACCCGGCCTCGGGTGCGACGTTCCTGCCCCTCGAGGACCTCATCGCGGCGCACCTGCAGCAGCTGTTCCCCGGCCTGGACGTCATCGGCCACCACCTGTTCCGGGTCACCCGCAACGCCGACCTCGAGGTCGAGGAGGACCGCGACGAGGACCTGCTGCAGGCCCTCGAACGAGAACTGGCCCGCCGCCGCTTCGGGCCGGCGGTGCGGCTGGAGGTCGCCGAGCCGATGGACCCGGCGATCCTCGACGTGCTCGTCAGCGAGCTGGAGGTCGGCAGGTCCGACGTCGTCCACGTGCCAGGCCTGCTCGACCTCGCCGCGCTGTGGGAGCTCTACGGGCTCGACCGCCCCGAGCTCAAGGACGAGCCGTTCGTGCCGGCCACCCACCCGCGGCTCAGCGAGGGCGAGACGCCCAAGAGCGTGTTCGCCACGCTGCGGGAGGGCGACGTGCTCGTCCACCACCCGTACCACTCGTTCGCGACCAGCGTGCAGCGCTTCATCGAGCAGGCCGCCGCCGACCCGGACGTGCTGGCGATCAAGCAGACCCTGTACCGGACGTCGGGCGACTCGCCCATCGTGAACGCGCTCATCGACGCCGCGCACGCCGGCAAGCAGGTCGTCGTCCTCGTGGAGATCAAGGCGCGCTTCGACGAGGAGGCCAACATCAGCTGGGCCCGGTCGCTGGAGCGGGCCGGCTGCCACGTCGTCTACGGGCTGGTGGGGCTCAAGACCCACTGCAAGACGGCGCTGGTCGTGCGCCGGGAGCACGGTGTGATCCGCCGCTACTGCCACATCGGCACCGGCAACTACAACCCCAAGACCGCCCGGCTCTACGAGGACCTCGGCATCCTGACCGCGGACCCCCGGGTGGGTGCGGACCTGACCGACCTGTTCAACACCCTCACCGGCTACTCGCGGCAGACGACCTACCGCCGGTTCATGGTGGCACCGCACGGCATCCGCCCCGGGCTCGTCGAGAAGATCCGGCGGGAGGCCCGCCACGCCCGCGAGGGCCGGCCGGCCGGCATCCGCATCAAGGTGAACTCGCTGGTCGACGAGGAGCTCATCGACGCCCTCTACGAGGCGTCGTCGGCCGGCGTGCCGGTGGAGCTGCTCATCCGCGGCATCTGCTCGCTGCGTCCCGGCGTCCCGGGCCTGTCGGAGAACGTGCGGGCGCGCTCCATCGTCGGCCGCTTCCTGGAGCACTCCCGGGCGATGTGGTTCGCCAACGGCGGCGAGGGTGAGTGGTGGCTCGGCAGCGCCGACCTCATGCACCGCAACCTCGACCGCCGCGTCGAGGTGCTGCTGCGGGTGTGCGACGACACCGCCGCGCGCCAGCTGCAGGACGTCTTCGACGCCGCGATGGCCGACGGCGTGCGCTGCTGGGAGCTGGGCAGCGACGGCGCGTGGACGCGCAGCGGTGAGTGCGACTACCAGGCCGCGCTGATGGCGGCGGCGGTGGACCATGCCGGCTGA
- a CDS encoding NUDIX hydrolase: MPAEAGRLVRAAGGALWRPAAGGGVETALVHRPRYDDWSLPKGKPDEGEHLLQTAVREVAEETGLEVVVGRRSVRTEYEVSEGPKRVDYWLMRVVGGEFAPNDEVDELRWLPVDEACALVSHAHDRAVLADLARTDVPREPSLLLVRHAKAGSKSAWDGPDELRPLDGKGRRQAGQLASVLPLFRPVELLSAERVRCRETLKPLAERLGCDVHPLRELGEEEFAADPQAALAVVERLLTPRDRPGVAVVCSQGGAIPSVLASLGVRPAGAGGALLPPAAKGSTWVLTGRPGALAADYYRGFSPEAAEEPAFTGLR; encoded by the coding sequence ATGCCGGCTGAGGCGGGCCGCCTCGTCCGCGCGGCCGGCGGCGCCCTGTGGCGCCCGGCCGCCGGCGGCGGCGTGGAGACGGCGCTGGTGCACCGCCCGCGCTACGACGACTGGTCGCTGCCCAAGGGCAAGCCCGACGAGGGTGAGCACCTGCTGCAGACCGCGGTGCGCGAGGTCGCCGAGGAGACCGGCCTGGAGGTCGTCGTCGGCCGGCGCAGCGTGCGCACCGAGTACGAGGTGTCGGAGGGTCCCAAGCGGGTCGACTACTGGCTGATGCGCGTGGTCGGCGGGGAGTTCGCGCCCAACGACGAGGTCGACGAGCTGCGCTGGCTGCCGGTCGACGAGGCCTGCGCACTGGTCAGCCACGCGCACGACCGCGCCGTGCTGGCCGACCTGGCGCGCACCGACGTCCCGCGGGAGCCCTCGCTGCTGCTGGTCCGGCACGCCAAGGCCGGCAGCAAGTCGGCCTGGGACGGACCCGACGAGCTGCGGCCGCTGGACGGCAAGGGCCGCCGGCAGGCCGGGCAGCTGGCCTCGGTGCTGCCGCTGTTCCGCCCGGTCGAGCTGCTGAGCGCCGAGCGGGTCCGCTGCCGGGAGACGCTCAAGCCACTGGCCGAGCGGCTGGGCTGCGACGTGCACCCGCTGCGCGAGCTCGGCGAGGAGGAGTTCGCCGCCGACCCGCAGGCGGCCCTGGCGGTCGTCGAGCGGCTCCTCACGCCGCGCGACCGGCCCGGCGTGGCCGTCGTCTGCAGCCAGGGCGGGGCGATCCCGTCGGTGCTCGCGTCCCTGGGCGTCCGCCCCGCCGGCGCAGGCGGGGCGCTGCTCCCGCCGGCGGCGAAGGGCAGCACCTGGGTGCTGACCGGCCGGCCGGGGGCGCTTGCGGCCGACTACTACCGCGGCTTCTCGCCCGAGGCCGCCGAGGAACCCGCGTTCACCGGCCTGCGCTGA
- the leuD gene encoding 3-isopropylmalate dehydratase small subunit has product MDAFTTHTGTAAPLRRSAVDTDQIIPAEYLKRITRTGFEDGLFVAWRRNEPDFVLNQPQYADASILVAGPDFGTGSSREHACWALLDGGFRVVISSRFADIFKNNSTKSGLLTVVLPQTEVEALWAAVEADPTTQVTVDLQEKQITYGGQSVPFEADDYTRWRLLEGLDDVGLTERHLADIEAFEARRPAWLPKALPALPAQA; this is encoded by the coding sequence ATGGACGCCTTCACCACGCACACCGGCACCGCGGCCCCGCTGCGCCGCAGCGCCGTCGACACCGACCAGATCATCCCCGCGGAGTACCTGAAGCGGATCACCCGCACCGGGTTCGAGGACGGCCTGTTCGTCGCCTGGCGCAGGAACGAGCCGGACTTCGTGCTCAACCAGCCGCAGTACGCCGACGCGTCGATCCTCGTGGCCGGTCCCGACTTCGGCACCGGCTCCTCCCGCGAGCACGCCTGCTGGGCGCTGCTCGACGGCGGGTTCCGCGTGGTCATCAGCTCGCGGTTCGCCGACATCTTCAAGAACAACTCGACCAAGTCCGGGCTGCTCACCGTCGTCCTGCCGCAGACCGAGGTCGAGGCGCTGTGGGCGGCCGTGGAGGCCGACCCCACCACGCAGGTGACCGTCGACCTGCAGGAGAAGCAGATCACCTACGGCGGGCAGAGCGTGCCGTTCGAGGCCGACGACTACACCCGGTGGCGGCTGCTGGAGGGCCTCGACGACGTCGGGCTCACCGAGCGGCACCTGGCCGACATCGAGGCCTTCGAGGCCCGCCGCCCGGCCTGGCTGCCCAAGGCGTTGCCCGCCCTGCCGGCACAGGCGTAG
- the leuC gene encoding 3-isopropylmalate dehydratase large subunit: protein MPKTLAEKVYDAHVVRSAAGEPDLLYIDLHLVHEVTSPQAFDGLRAAGRTVRHPELTMATEDHNVPTLEILKPIADPVSRAQVEALRKNAAEFGIRLAPMGDRDQGIVHVIGPQLGLTQPGMTIVCGDSHTSTHGAFGALAFGIGTSEVEHVLATQTLPQYRPKQMAVTVDGELPEGVSSKDVILAVIAQIGTNGAAGHVIEYRGSAIEALSMEARMTICNMSIEAGARAGLIAPDETTFEFLRGRPHAPQGADWDAAVEYWRTLRTDEGAVFDTEVVLDAASLTPFVTWGTNPGQGLPIAESVPDPAAIADEGERRAAEQALAYMGLTPGTPLREIEVDTVFLGSCTNGRIEDLRIAAELLRGKHIDPDTRMLVVPGSVGVKLQAEAEGLDRVFTEAGAEWRGAGCSMCLGMNPDQLKPGERSASTSNRNFQGRQGKGGRTHLVSPSVAAATALTGRLTAPADLADAPVPAAV from the coding sequence GTGCCGAAGACCCTGGCGGAGAAGGTCTACGACGCCCACGTCGTGCGCAGCGCCGCGGGCGAGCCGGACCTGCTCTACATCGACCTGCACCTGGTGCACGAGGTGACCAGCCCGCAGGCCTTCGACGGCCTCCGCGCCGCCGGCCGCACGGTGCGCCACCCCGAGCTCACGATGGCGACCGAGGACCACAACGTCCCGACGCTGGAGATCCTCAAGCCCATCGCGGACCCGGTCAGTCGCGCCCAGGTCGAGGCGCTGCGCAAGAACGCAGCCGAGTTCGGCATCCGGCTGGCCCCCATGGGCGACCGCGACCAGGGCATCGTGCACGTCATCGGCCCGCAGCTCGGGCTGACCCAGCCGGGCATGACCATCGTCTGCGGCGACAGCCACACCTCCACGCACGGCGCCTTCGGCGCGCTGGCCTTCGGCATCGGCACCAGCGAGGTCGAGCACGTGCTCGCCACGCAGACCCTGCCGCAGTACCGGCCCAAGCAGATGGCCGTGACCGTCGACGGCGAGCTGCCCGAGGGCGTGTCGTCGAAGGACGTCATCCTGGCCGTCATCGCGCAGATCGGCACCAACGGTGCCGCCGGCCACGTCATCGAGTACCGCGGCAGCGCCATCGAGGCGCTGTCGATGGAGGCCCGGATGACGATCTGCAACATGTCGATCGAGGCCGGCGCCCGCGCCGGGCTGATCGCGCCGGACGAGACCACCTTCGAGTTCCTGCGGGGTCGCCCGCACGCCCCGCAGGGCGCCGACTGGGACGCCGCCGTCGAGTACTGGCGCACGCTGCGCACCGACGAGGGCGCGGTCTTCGACACCGAGGTCGTGCTGGACGCCGCGTCCCTGACGCCGTTCGTCACCTGGGGCACCAACCCCGGCCAGGGCCTGCCCATCGCGGAGTCGGTGCCAGACCCGGCCGCCATCGCCGACGAGGGCGAGCGCCGCGCCGCCGAGCAGGCGCTGGCCTACATGGGCCTGACGCCCGGCACGCCGCTGCGCGAGATCGAGGTGGACACGGTCTTCCTCGGCTCCTGCACCAACGGCCGGATCGAGGACCTGCGGATCGCCGCCGAGCTGCTGCGCGGCAAGCACATCGACCCGGACACCCGCATGCTCGTCGTCCCCGGGTCGGTCGGCGTCAAGCTGCAGGCCGAGGCGGAGGGGCTGGACCGGGTGTTCACCGAGGCCGGTGCCGAGTGGCGGGGCGCCGGGTGCTCGATGTGCCTGGGCATGAACCCCGACCAGCTCAAGCCGGGGGAGCGGTCGGCCTCGACCAGCAACCGCAACTTCCAGGGCCGGCAGGGCAAGGGCGGGCGCACCCACCTGGTGTCGCCGTCGGTCGCCGCGGCCACCGCGCTGACCGGGCGGCTCACCGCTCCCGCCGACCTGGCCGACGCCCCCGTCCCGGCCGCCGTCTGA